Below is a genomic region from Vitis riparia cultivar Riparia Gloire de Montpellier isolate 1030 chromosome 5, EGFV_Vit.rip_1.0, whole genome shotgun sequence.
CAAGTTATGTTACATGGGGCCCACATTTAAGAGTTTTATTGAAACATTCTTAAAAGTTGCTTTTGTGATTTAAATGCTGTTTTTAGCATTTAGGAAGCTCTCCCAAATAGGGTTAGAAGAAACTTATCAATTTGGTTAGGTTTGAACTCATCAATTCAATGTGATTTTGCAGATTTGGTGGAATAGAACTGAATTTTGGAATTCAGGATCCAATATCCAAAGACCCTTTTCAGCTAGCATGCTTAAGTGGGTTATGGAAAATGGTACTGCTTCAAATGTAACCCaactaaaatgaaatatgagatAGAGTTCCATTTGATAATGGAGAACTTAATGCTTGAAGATGAGTTTGAGTCGAACAGAGTGCAGAGAAAAACCTCAATAGGTTAGAGAAAAGCTCGAATTCTTAATTAGGACAAATATCCCAACTAATTATTACCATTCCAGGGGAAGAACACTGCCGTGCTGGGCAGACTAAAACTTTGTGCTACCTGGAAACTGATTGGAACctaaatgaaattaatgttcAGAGATAAGTTGAAACAGTATATAgtaatctaattttttttcttgtgtttttgcCTGCTAAATACCACTAAATTGAAGAGGTGGATTGAAATTCCCATGTCTTGTGGTGCAATTCACAAAACACACCTCCATTCATGTAGAACTTCATTTGGACTCTGGTTTAGTAAGTTCTTTCATTGCTGGACTCTGGTGCCAAATTCATACATTATGTTGACTATGATGGAAATGTCCTCTATTTAtcccctttctcttttttctggCTGCTTAGAGGgctttttactttattttatttttatgttttttatttggacTTTGTTTTCCTAAAGATGGTGTAGAAGCCAATTGACTTCTCTATGAGGTGAAGCGGCAGAACAAGAGGAACTTTTGATATCCACCCTTCCCTTTGCAGAATGTGTTTAACATTAGGTGGTTGATATAGAATCATGAACAGTTCTTGAATAGTTTTAGGAGAGTTAATTAAATCTTTTTCAATGAATCTAGTCATGTGATTTTGGCATcgtattttcctttcatttgaGAGATGCTTGGTTccaaagtattttatttattttatagaaaactAACCTATATTTTTCTCTAGGAAATTGCACAGTTCAGGATGCTCTGCGAGGAAGCTTTACTAAACTTGTGAATGCCCATTATGTTGAACGCTGCCCTGCTCCTGACCCATTTCTTGTACCCCCAGATGAAGAAAAAACTCCTGCAAGGAAGCATGATGCTAACTCTGCCAAGGCACTTACCGATTCATGTCAAGTTGATTAGATCATACTTTTCCTTTCGTATAGTCATGTTAAACtctttattatttatgtatatCTTACATTAATGACTTTAGATGGATGATCTTCatgtgttatttttattttttgatagataacccttttttttttggttgctttATGAAATAGAACTTGGAAATTCCCCATCCTGACCACAATTCCCTGCCACCAGATAATGTGTTATTCAGAAAATAATAATGTCTATAGCCACAAATCCACaaacatgaatatatatagATCAATACTGACACTGGGTAGTGGGTTCCTATATCACATTGCAAATCCCTTTTAATGTTAGAGTTAGCAGGGCTTAGCACATGCATGATTGTCTTCACCTTTTTGTTATGATGGCAAGGCATCCTGTGATGAGGGGTGTGGTGGAGGATTGGGGTCCAAAATAGCTCATCTTTGTAGTTTCTATACAACTGAGAATCACTTCTGAATCGTCTGTCATTGCTCATTAATTTGCGTCatctaaattttgaatttgtaattTAAGCATGACCTGAGTGCTATCTCGTCTTTAATATTTAAGGCAGTTGAAGAATTAGAGATTGGAGAACAATGTGATATAGCCAAAGCAACTCCTAGCAAAGCAAAAGGATTTCCAGTTATAACTGACACCTGCAGTGACATTAATGGAGACAAAAGCATTGACAATCCCCCTGGTGTTGTAATTGGGAAAAAGGTTGGTATGGGATTGTTATTCACGTTAACCTCATTTAAAATATAGACTGATTTGCTGTTTTATCATTTTACAGCGCAAGCAAGATGCTTTAAAATTGGATACAGAATCTGGGGCTGCTTCTGAAAAAGATGTTCCTTGGCGGGCTAATTACAAGGAACTTGTATGTCATCTCAGGCATAAGGTTGCTTTCACCCTTTGAGGTTCCCCtgttttgtatttataaattcaaaaaaatgagagaatacACTTTTGCTCACTAACTTGTGGTTACTGAGAATATGAAGCTGAAATGTCGGTACCTTCCATTTAGATGCTTGCTTTGTTGTCATATAAGTGACCAAGCTGATGTTGACAAAGATTTTGACTAACAGGTTGAAGTCTGAGTTTTATCAGTTGCATTTTATCATGCCTCAAGTTAAACTTTGATAGATTGAATGTCTTTTGGAACTATAAACTATATTTAGCATAGAGTAGGAATATTTTAGTCTGCTGAGGCCAGTAATGCTTGATATGCCTATTGTAATTTGAGCCATGTTGTAGAAAAGGTCTTTGCTTccttaatttgttttcttatgatataatttctcttttttcaatGGGTTTATCAAGTACATAATAAATTGGAATTTATCCTTCATTATATTAACAAATTTTATGACTAGCCTTTCATTCTCTTTTGTGAGATTTGCAAAAAGATAGTAACAAAAACATGACACTAATATGCTTAATGTTTGCATAACTCCTTTAACTGTCTTCTTTGTGCTAAAAAACAATATGGCCAGAAAAAAGAACCATTGTCTCAAGTAAAATGGTTTTATGTGAGCAAAGTTTAAACCCATTGTTTCTGAATATGCTTCCTGCATCATTTTGTGTGAGATAATGTTGTGTGTCATCTATGTATTCATTCTAGGCCTGCATTGAAAATGTGAGAGCTAGGCTGGATAGTGGAGCTGCCATCGTCTTAAGTGCTATGCTGGAGGCAACTCAAAGTGCGGAGAAGAATGTCAAAGAAGAAATTTCAGGTGACCTATTTCTGTCATATGGTTGCTTAATGGCTTAATACCTTCAGTTCTAAGTTTCTTGTGTTGATATACTATTCAGATTGTTGCATAATGCTCACACAACTACCCAATCTAATGTAGTACTTAAGCAAAATATGAAGTGTCTTGTGACTAATAGAATTCATAACTACTGATTGCTCAGTTTGAGTGAAAGAAAGATCGGATTTATGATATATGAAGTGCTGACTTGAGTCCATGACGTAGAGGTAATTATAACCGGTAAGTAATATAGGAGACACCCTTCATGGAAGTGACTAAATGATGAAACCTCTAGCCCATGCTTCCATGAGCAAACTGGCACGGATTAATGTGGTGCATTCCATAACTCCAGAAAACCTTAGCAGCCATTAAGCCTGAGATGTCTATGGttcaaaattttagttcatACTTAATGGAGTGTCTTTTGAGTTATCATCTCTTCAAAGATGTTGTTTCAGCTACTCATGTTAAGGTACTCCCACTGGGAAGAGAAGATTCTTTATGAGGTTTAAAGAGCTTTTTAGATCTTGTAATGAGTTAAACAAACTGTGCAGTAACCACATCCTTTTTGTTATGTTCTTTATGTTGTATATAACTCTCTTGAGCTTCCCATTTTACAGTTAATCCTGTTTGGCGAACTGTTTTAACTGCCTAAGAACTCTTTTAGACTGTTAAAAGGTTTTTGCAGAAGAGGTTTCTGGAAAAGGTTTtggaatttgatatttttgaaatattaaatagaaAGCTTTTAATTTATACAGTCCTTTTCAGAAAGCACTTCACTAGAAGTTATAGCTGTGCCAAATGGGCCTTTAATCCATTTAAACATTTATGGGCAGAATTTGCTTTCTGTCCAAAATTtctgtattttcattttatttttgctcaCACTTGGGTTTAGTTAGGAGAGTATTCTCTTGCTGCTTCTTACCTGTTACTTCACTGTTTGATTGTCTAATTTGCAGTTCTCTTGTCAATTAATACTATTACTGAAGCAGTGATGCAGAGTGAAGCAGGTTGTAGTATGACCTTAGAACGTATCAGAGCGTCCCTTGTCCAGTTGGGTTGTCATCCCAATGGTGTAGGAGCAGATGAGACATATGATATAGGTACCATTTTGAGCCTTTTCTTAATctaatttatttcttctttaaaaaaaaagggaaagtgaTACTATAACTTCCTCAAGATATTTAACTGTATCTCTGCTTTGGCTGATTAATATATCCTTTTGGCCTCAATTGATGCATGATTTCTGTTCTTATCCagatttgaagaaaattattgaaCTTGCACAAAATGATGAGGTCTTCTTGCttgtttgtttttcctttatttttatttttttctttttaccctcaaatatataagaaatttaaGATATCTTTCATTCTCCAAGATAGAGATCAAACTGCTTTTCTTATGCTGCAGGTGGAATCTATGGTGTTAAAAAGATATGGGAGGGAGGCTCATAGGATATTCAGGTTACTTTCAAAGAGTTGTTGCCCACTTGAAACTACTAAGGTAATGACCAATTACAGGAAATCCAGTAAGTATAAGAAAACTTATGATGGTTACCTTTTCACAAAAATACATGCATTGACTGAACTGCACTACTTTATCTCTCCACTAATGACTGTGGTACACGCATTGCAATAATAACTAgatgatgtaggacaaccctaggatggttgtcTAGAATTCAGTAGGTGGGCTAGGGCTTCAATCTTTGAGGATTTGAGGAGGGAAACAAGACAAGcgggaaataaataaataaaacattagagaaaAGAAATCCTAGAGTCTTACTAAGGCTTTTTAGGAATCTTACCTATAAGAAAGCagtggagtctcaccattgaaaaTGCAGGATATgcaatatatatacatatatatgtgtatgtgtgtgtaatAAGAAAGTATAGGCTTTTTATGAGAATCATTCACAAGTTCTTGTGAAACTATATTTGAACTAGTTCATCAATAATCAATAATTGAAGTGCATAGTCTTCCTTGGCATGAAATATGAGCATGGAAGATGTTACTTCTGTCCTAATCCTCTTCCACTTTTGCTATTGGAGTAACCAATGGATGTTAGTTCTCCAAGTTGCATTTTGTTGTGGCTCTAAGCTTCCTTTTGATCAGCTTTGTGTTCAGGTTCTAGTTTTTCAATGCAGAAGTGTAACCCTTTGATTGTACAAACAACATCATAATGACCCTTCCCTCCACACTCAAAGCATAATGGAGCTGTGCCAACCCTTTTTTCAGCAACACCCATGAGAGTTTTTCCCTTATTAACCTGTCCCCTAGTCGCATTCAAAGATAATTGTTGCCTCCACCACTGGCATGATGAGTAGTGTTGGTATTTGGTGTTCTTAGGGGTTTACTTGTCCGATTAGAGAAACTCCTCTCACTTTATGATCCTAAATGCCTAGAAGTCCAAAAATTAAgtactttttcaattttaaggGCTAGTTGATGGGCATAATTTATGGTGTTAAGTTGGTGCAGTCACCATCTCAAGTTGGATTTCCATTCAAAGTCCAACTTTATAGTGAGTAACAATCTGAGCCTTACTTTCCCTTGATTTCAATTACTCAAATCATGAAATTCTTTGGGGCATTTTTCAATTGATCTATTACCTTGTTTGAGATTAAACACTTCACTATTCAATAGCTGTTCATGATCAATTCAGAGGAAACATTCTTTAATCTTCAATTTCATCTCATTTCATGTGTTTATAAGCCATTGGTTGATTTTGTAAAGTTAATCTTCAATACTATGTCACCATAAACGCACTACTCCTTTTAATTTTGCCTTCACAAAATGAACATTGATATTCGTGGGCATAGCACCACAATTAAAGTAGTCTATCATTATCATAAGCCAATCAAGAAAAGCCTTAGGATTTAATTTTCCTCATAATTCTACAACTTCAAGGCATACCCTTTTTTTGTTATAGCCTGATCTTGCTTGAAGTTTGTGAGCATCTTCATGtctatattacaatggatgtctCCTATTATCCTCCAAGTCAATTAGCCATCATTACATTACCTCGTTTTTCATGTACATTATTAGGTAATTGTTCATAGTGATATCTCCCACCTCCTTCTTCAATAGATTGTTTTTCTTGACTTCTTTCAAATCGTCTCACTATTTCATCTCGTTGGTTATTGAGTTTTATGTTGCGCTCttattgagattgtcttgataCAAAAATTTCCTCCAAATATGTTGAAGTAACATCTTGATTATTGGGACTCTTGGAACTCATGCTTGGGTAAATTGATCCACTCCTTAGTTGCATGTTTGATACAATACAGATACTGAGTTCAGTATTTTGTTGAATCAATAGCTAAATCGGCCAACTTAGAGATGATTGTCTTGGGACGATTCATGTGATGGACTCTAAGACAACTCCGAGACGTGCTAAAATTGGTGATGGCGTGATTCTTTTTTGGAACCTTTGTTTGCTTCTAAGCACTTAGGTTAAGAATGAGAGAAGAGTAGTGGAGAAGAGAGGAAAGAGGCATGAAAATGGAGATGATTGGAAGGAGAGAGAGGAGTAGCATGCCTTTGGGATCCTCTTTGCTACTACTCATTCATACATCTCACACTTCAACTCAAGAGATGAAGTAGGAAATGGGTATTTGTGCAATAATAGTTAATTGTCATTTGAAGGGTTTTTGGGCTTAAATGGGTAAATGGGTATTTGATGGGAACCTGTTTGGTGGGAATTTGTATCATTAGGCATTTTGGCTTAAATTGGCAATGGCTATTTGATGGAAATTTAGATGGACATTACAATAAAACCCATATAAAATAGGACTAAGAGAAATTATTATCTTTGCAGGGTTATTGATTATTGAGAAATGAATAATGTAAtgatttatcaataaatgaatatttattaatttggagAGATTACTATGTTTCTACTTAACAATATTAATACATGTATGActtaaatccaaaaataatagaTGTGACCAAAAGTTAACACATAGAAATCTAAGACACTCTAAAAAGAAAGAGATGGTTATTAATGATAGAAAGAATTTTAATATGAAGAGATTTGATGCCAAAATTTAATACCCTAGAAGATAAAGATGTTC
It encodes:
- the LOC117915449 gene encoding DNA-directed RNA polymerase III subunit RPC3-like isoform X1, encoding MTPEYGIKLAVHLISTDFGDHAAKVCDCLLRKGTLALDDIVRTTKLSPQQVKTYLKVLIQHNCVQAFAMEHEGGCGEGPVVVTQYMLLFDNILHRMRFPKLLAIVSEELDKECEELFEAFLKHGWLTLQQILDRVPSNQNEGNCTVQDALRGSFTKLVNAHYVERCPAPDPFLVPPDEEKTPARKHDANSAKAVEELEIGEQCDIAKATPSKAKGFPVITDTCSDINGDKSIDNPPGVVIGKKRKQDALKLDTESGAASEKDVPWRANYKELVCHLRHKACIENVRARLDSGAAIVLSAMLEATQSAEKNVKEEISVLLSINTITEAVMQSEAGCSMTLERIRASLVQLGCHPNGVGADETYDIDLKKIIELAQNDEVESMVLKRYGREAHRIFRLLSKSCCPLETTKISDTTFIEKKEAAKILHKLWKDECLHMEKIVLNESRQSQFMLWKVKKDTFWRHILDEMYHAALNLSIRIIELRRDKHVGALRERDVRLAILLQASLMKLDDALMLFHDF
- the LOC117915449 gene encoding DNA-directed RNA polymerase III subunit RPC3-like isoform X2; its protein translation is MTPEYGIKLAVHLISTDFGDHAAKVCDCLLRKGTLALDDIVRTTKLSPQQVKTYLKVLIQHNCVQAFAMEHEGGCGEGPVVVTQYMLLFDNILHRMRFPKLLAIVSEELDKECEELFEAFLKHGWLTLQQILDRVPSNQNEGNCTVQDALRGSFTKLVNAHYVERCPAPDPFLVPPDEEKTPARKHDANSAKAVEELEIGEQCDIAKATPSKAKGFPVITDTCSDINGDKSIDNPPGVVIGKKRKQDALKLDTESGAASEKDVPWRANYKELVCHLRHKACIENVRARLDSGAAIVLSAMLEATQSAEKNVKEEISVMQSEAGCSMTLERIRASLVQLGCHPNGVGADETYDIDLKKIIELAQNDEVESMVLKRYGREAHRIFRLLSKSCCPLETTKISDTTFIEKKEAAKILHKLWKDECLHMEKIVLNESRQSQFMLWKVKKDTFWRHILDEMYHAALNLSIRIIELRRDKHVGALRERDVRLAILLQASLMKLDDALMLFHDF